A window of the Terriglobia bacterium genome harbors these coding sequences:
- a CDS encoding class I SAM-dependent methyltransferase — MQTTDLFCCPKCHGALKQDAQALVCANCGSAARFHRGGIVDFATRDLYWSYLDRPELARMVDVAETKGIDAALEQFLRPRPDGEFYFDLLHENRGDFRFLIPAPSDGICLDLGSGWGANALGLCRQFGHVVAADGTRENLEFVQVRMRDAGRKNITLAHIDPLEATGLPFRDGTFAAVVLSGVLEWVGTGVDTGSPRDHQLRVLRELRRVMAPDGYLYIGIENRYFVLYFVGKREPHAMVPFLSILPRPLANVVSYLARRRPFRNYTYSQRGLTTLLAEAGFNDPEFFLPLPSYQHPDVIAPLENTLPLRYWLGELMGRRNRKRALYGAGLGILGALGLLKYLASDFSVVARRTA; from the coding sequence ATGCAAACGACCGACCTTTTCTGTTGTCCTAAGTGCCACGGCGCTCTGAAACAGGATGCGCAAGCGCTGGTGTGCGCGAACTGCGGCTCGGCCGCGCGATTCCATCGCGGCGGGATCGTGGACTTCGCCACCCGGGACCTCTACTGGAGCTATCTCGACCGCCCCGAACTAGCCCGCATGGTCGATGTGGCGGAGACGAAGGGCATCGACGCGGCACTCGAGCAATTCCTTCGGCCACGTCCCGATGGCGAGTTCTACTTCGACCTGCTGCACGAGAACCGCGGCGATTTCCGCTTCCTGATCCCTGCCCCGTCAGACGGGATCTGTCTCGACCTCGGCTCCGGTTGGGGCGCAAACGCGCTCGGGCTGTGCCGCCAGTTCGGCCACGTGGTCGCGGCCGACGGTACGCGCGAGAACCTGGAATTCGTCCAGGTGCGGATGCGTGACGCTGGCCGGAAGAACATCACGCTGGCGCACATCGATCCGCTCGAAGCGACTGGCCTTCCGTTCCGCGACGGCACCTTTGCAGCCGTGGTTCTGAGCGGCGTACTGGAATGGGTGGGTACAGGCGTGGATACCGGCTCACCGCGGGACCACCAGCTCCGAGTGCTGCGAGAGCTGCGTCGTGTGATGGCGCCTGACGGATACCTTTATATCGGCATCGAAAACCGGTATTTCGTCCTGTACTTCGTTGGCAAGCGGGAGCCACACGCCATGGTGCCATTCCTTTCGATCCTGCCCCGCCCGCTGGCCAACGTGGTTTCGTATCTGGCGCGGCGACGGCCCTTCCGCAATTACACGTACTCCCAGCGGGGGCTGACGACACTGCTGGCCGAGGCCGGCTTCAACGATCCCGAGTTTTTCCTGCCCCTGCCGTCCTATCAACATCCGGACGTGATCGCGCCGCTGGAGAACACGCTACCGCTGCGCTATTGGCTCGGCGAGCTGATGGGCCGCCGTAACAGGAAACGCGCGTTGTACGGAGCTGGACTGGGAATACTGGGAGCGCTCGGACTGCTCAAGTACCTTGCTTCGGACTTCTCTGTCGTCGCCAGGCGAACCGCATGA
- a CDS encoding CpsD/CapB family tyrosine-protein kinase — MSRIHEALKKAEQDRAQAGGAGAAQAPSIEAPIESLAAPVDDLARETVPAVLPAAVQTALAEMTGFGQLSSDDLHAKCRMGDWKPDKAKMLFFDRKNNQMVVGSEEFRTLRSKLYQVRAKQTLRTVLVSSALPGEGKSFVAANLAQVIVRQSGRKALLVDADLRWSRLHEYLGTAITPGLTEYLRGAATEFEVIQRGPLDNLYFIAGGTPAQQPAELIGNGRLRVLLEKMATTFDWVIVDSPPIVPVSDAAVMAEMCDGVLMVVQAEVTPLEMAQKARLEFHNKPLLGVVLNQVEAKRSYSSYYYYYGGYGKDRKKRQEKGKK, encoded by the coding sequence ATGAGCCGAATTCATGAAGCATTGAAGAAGGCAGAACAGGATCGGGCCCAGGCGGGAGGAGCGGGGGCCGCGCAGGCGCCGTCGATCGAGGCGCCCATTGAGTCGCTGGCCGCGCCCGTGGATGATCTGGCCCGCGAAACCGTCCCCGCCGTACTGCCGGCCGCCGTGCAGACGGCGCTGGCGGAGATGACGGGGTTCGGACAGCTCTCGTCCGACGACCTGCACGCCAAGTGCCGCATGGGGGACTGGAAGCCCGACAAGGCCAAGATGCTTTTCTTCGATCGCAAGAACAACCAGATGGTGGTGGGGTCGGAGGAATTCCGGACCTTGCGCTCCAAACTGTACCAGGTGCGTGCCAAGCAGACATTGCGCACGGTGCTGGTCTCGAGTGCCCTGCCTGGCGAAGGGAAATCGTTCGTCGCGGCCAATCTGGCGCAGGTGATAGTCCGGCAAAGCGGGCGCAAGGCGCTTCTGGTCGACGCCGACCTGCGTTGGTCGCGTCTGCACGAATACCTAGGAACGGCGATCACGCCCGGGCTCACCGAGTACCTGCGCGGCGCGGCGACCGAGTTCGAGGTCATCCAGCGCGGCCCGCTCGACAACCTGTATTTCATCGCCGGGGGCACACCGGCGCAGCAGCCTGCCGAACTTATCGGCAATGGCCGGCTGAGGGTCCTGCTGGAGAAGATGGCCACGACGTTCGACTGGGTCATCGTCGACTCGCCGCCGATCGTGCCCGTCTCCGACGCCGCCGTCATGGCCGAGATGTGCGACGGCGTGCTCATGGTGGTGCAGGCGGAGGTCACGCCGCTGGAGATGGCGCAGAAGGCGCGCCTGGAGTTCCACAACAAGCCGCTGCTGGGGGTGGTGCTGAACCAGGTCGAGGCCAAGAGGTCGTACAGCAGCTACTACTACTACTACGGTGGCTACGGAAAAGATCGCAAGAAGCGGCAGGAGAAGGGGAAGAAGTAA
- a CDS encoding DegT/DnrJ/EryC1/StrS family aminotransferase, whose protein sequence is MPKHAIMPRFLAPAGAPVPWSRVLEAVLRDGGSEDGLQAFAARFNVRYVWGMSSGRAALCTVLKAMHRLRPQRDIVAVPAYTCFSVPAAIVRAGLKVLPVEIDPETLDFDFTRLEAVPGEHLLAILDSNLFGYVNDSERIARVAKTAGAFFIDDAAQALGATRDSQFAGTRGDAGLYSLGRGKALPVAHGGILVSNSGEIAEALRLELEAVDGAGPLCSARIVLEVLVTSALLMPRLYWIPNAIPFLKLGITEFDPGFEIAGLSQTSRALAGSLLEGLADLNATRVRNATRIAEALGRNSAFCPIEPAPGSRPIYLRLPLLAEDGRRRDMAWKKLRDARIGASGAYPTAICDIPGLQPSLAEGWTHCARAESVAARLLTLPTHAFVQESDISRMVEILDEYGTQCLKSCAGY, encoded by the coding sequence ATGCCCAAACACGCCATAATGCCGCGGTTCCTCGCACCCGCTGGAGCTCCGGTCCCCTGGTCGAGGGTGCTGGAGGCGGTGCTTCGTGACGGGGGTTCGGAAGACGGTCTCCAGGCATTCGCCGCCCGCTTCAACGTACGCTACGTCTGGGGAATGTCGTCCGGGCGCGCCGCGCTCTGCACCGTGCTCAAGGCGATGCACCGGCTGCGGCCTCAGCGGGACATCGTTGCCGTGCCCGCCTATACCTGCTTCTCGGTTCCAGCGGCCATTGTCCGGGCCGGGCTGAAGGTTCTTCCCGTAGAGATCGATCCCGAGACCCTGGATTTCGATTTCACGCGCCTGGAAGCTGTGCCTGGCGAGCACCTGCTGGCGATCCTTGATTCGAACCTCTTCGGATACGTGAACGATTCGGAGAGGATCGCGCGAGTGGCGAAAACGGCCGGGGCATTCTTCATCGACGATGCCGCGCAGGCGCTGGGTGCGACGCGCGATAGCCAGTTCGCGGGGACACGCGGCGACGCCGGTCTCTACAGCCTAGGCCGCGGCAAGGCGCTGCCGGTGGCGCACGGCGGCATCCTGGTCAGCAATTCCGGCGAGATCGCAGAAGCGCTGCGGCTCGAACTGGAGGCGGTGGACGGCGCGGGGCCGTTGTGCTCGGCTCGCATCGTCCTGGAGGTCCTGGTGACTTCGGCTCTCCTCATGCCGCGGCTCTACTGGATCCCGAATGCAATCCCTTTTCTGAAGCTGGGCATCACGGAATTCGATCCGGGATTCGAGATCGCCGGGCTGTCGCAGACCTCGCGGGCGCTCGCCGGTTCCCTGCTGGAAGGGCTCGCCGATCTGAACGCCACCCGCGTGCGCAACGCGACCAGGATCGCAGAAGCCCTGGGTCGCAACAGCGCATTCTGCCCCATCGAGCCTGCGCCGGGTTCCCGACCGATCTATCTTCGTCTGCCGCTGCTGGCAGAAGACGGACGCAGGCGCGATATGGCGTGGAAGAAGCTCCGCGACGCCCGGATCGGCGCTTCGGGCGCATACCCCACGGCCATTTGTGACATTCCAGGGCTGCAGCCTTCGCTGGCCGAGGGGTGGACCCATTGTGCGCGTGCGGAAAGCGTGGCTGCCCGGTTGCTTACCTTGCCGACGCACGCATTCGTGCAGGAAAGCGACATTAGCAGGATGGTCGAGATTCTCGACGAGTACGGAACCCAATGCTTGAAGAGCTGCGCCGGTTACTAA
- a CDS encoding polysaccharide deacetylase family protein, translating to MRRKLKFALINLLHYSGALSLWFALRARQRKDICILGLHRVLSDAQCERTCSQSAIILREETYAALTEYLRRHFDVVALSSAWDGCRPGSGRPACAITFDDGWCDNRNALGMLRQMRLPATLFVAAGLVDRGEVLWVEKLRSAWRDPLARPRIEQAFAGQFSREGDDPLEPVIESLKRKPAERRDAILSEVLPMKPALPDVDRMLTWNELKEMAGDGIELGSHTLNHPLLSYEEDGKVEEELSGSRELIRSRLGREVSSFAYPNGDHNTRVRNWVEKAGYSCAVTTRRGWYRCGSDPFTMPRILLHEGNVTGPDGKFSPAALRFAMTGWR from the coding sequence ATGCGTCGGAAACTCAAATTCGCGCTGATCAACCTGCTGCACTACAGCGGGGCGCTGTCCCTGTGGTTCGCGTTGCGGGCAAGGCAGCGGAAGGACATCTGTATCCTGGGCTTGCACCGGGTGTTGAGTGACGCGCAGTGCGAGCGCACGTGCTCGCAGAGCGCCATCATCCTGCGCGAGGAGACGTACGCAGCCTTGACCGAGTATCTGCGGCGGCACTTCGACGTTGTCGCCCTGAGTTCGGCGTGGGACGGCTGCCGCCCCGGCTCTGGGCGGCCGGCGTGCGCGATCACTTTCGATGACGGTTGGTGCGACAACCGGAACGCGCTTGGGATGCTGCGACAGATGCGGCTTCCCGCGACGTTGTTCGTGGCCGCGGGGCTGGTAGACCGCGGCGAGGTACTGTGGGTCGAGAAGCTGCGCAGTGCGTGGCGCGATCCGCTCGCGCGGCCCCGGATCGAGCAGGCCTTCGCGGGCCAGTTCAGCCGTGAGGGAGACGATCCCTTGGAACCGGTGATCGAATCCCTGAAGCGCAAACCCGCGGAGCGGCGGGATGCGATCCTGAGTGAAGTCCTGCCAATGAAACCCGCTCTGCCGGATGTTGACCGCATGCTGACGTGGAACGAATTGAAGGAAATGGCGGGAGATGGGATCGAGCTGGGCTCGCACACCCTCAACCATCCGCTGTTGAGTTATGAAGAAGATGGGAAAGTGGAGGAGGAATTGTCCGGCAGCCGCGAGCTGATCCGAAGTCGCCTGGGCCGCGAAGTGTCGAGCTTCGCCTATCCCAATGGCGACCACAACACCAGGGTCCGTAACTGGGTGGAGAAAGCGGGCTATTCGTGCGCGGTGACGACGCGCCGTGGCTGGTATCGCTGTGGCTCCGATCCGTTCACCATGCCTCGGATCCTGCTGCACGAGGGCAATGTGACCGGCCCGGATGGCAAGTTCTCACCAGCGGCGCTGCGTTTCGCCATGACAGGATGGCGATGA
- a CDS encoding TIGR03013 family PEP-CTERM/XrtA system glycosyltransferase, producing the protein MVRLFHVYYPMRTVVLFAGEALLVMLSFVIATFAIFRQDALLILNYEGGLYKIAGVTVVALLCSHYFDLYETQRLASKSEIYFRLLVVLGVLSFLLAGTEYLFPKLVLENGISLLGLFILTGLLLLWRAGYVWLVRQPFLRERVYVMGGGERADRLVEALRNQPELGMDVVGWAGAVGNGSLSREEIGQMLLNARHKQPVDRVIVAMGDRRGRMPVRELLDLRLSGVKVEDATSVLEKVSGKIEVDDLQPSWLIFSDGFRINHTFLVVKRLISIVAGIAVSLVFLPLLPLVALAVKLSSPGPIFYGQKRVGFHGKVFTCWKFRTMLQDAEANGAQWATGDDPRITTVGKILRKLRLDEIPQLWNVLRGEMGFVGPRPERPEFVDWLSKEIPYYNLRHIVPPGLTGWAQVSYEYGASLEESKEKLRYDLYYIKNIAPMLDLLIVFMTIKIVLLGRGSR; encoded by the coding sequence TTGGTACGCCTGTTCCATGTTTACTACCCGATGCGGACGGTGGTGCTGTTCGCGGGCGAAGCTCTGCTCGTGATGCTGTCGTTCGTGATCGCGACCTTTGCGATCTTCCGCCAGGATGCGTTGCTGATCCTCAACTACGAGGGAGGGCTCTACAAGATTGCAGGCGTCACCGTGGTGGCTTTGCTTTGTTCCCATTACTTCGACCTGTACGAAACGCAAAGACTGGCCTCCAAGAGCGAGATTTATTTCCGCCTGCTGGTAGTGCTGGGCGTGCTCTCGTTCCTGCTTGCGGGGACGGAATATCTATTCCCGAAGCTGGTGCTGGAGAACGGGATCTCCCTGCTGGGCCTGTTCATCTTGACCGGGCTTCTCCTGTTGTGGCGGGCAGGATACGTGTGGCTGGTGCGCCAGCCGTTCCTGCGCGAGCGGGTGTACGTGATGGGCGGCGGGGAGCGCGCCGACCGCCTGGTCGAAGCGCTACGCAACCAGCCGGAGCTGGGCATGGACGTGGTGGGCTGGGCGGGAGCCGTGGGCAACGGCTCGTTAAGCCGAGAGGAGATTGGCCAGATGCTGCTCAACGCCCGCCACAAACAGCCGGTGGATCGGGTCATCGTTGCCATGGGCGACCGGCGCGGACGGATGCCGGTGCGGGAATTGCTCGACCTGCGGCTCTCGGGCGTGAAAGTCGAAGACGCGACCTCGGTGCTGGAGAAGGTTTCCGGCAAGATCGAGGTGGACGATCTCCAGCCCAGCTGGCTGATCTTCTCCGACGGCTTCCGCATCAACCATACGTTCCTGGTGGTGAAGCGCTTGATCTCGATCGTGGCCGGGATCGCCGTCTCGCTGGTGTTCCTGCCGCTGCTCCCGTTGGTCGCACTCGCGGTCAAGTTGTCGTCGCCGGGACCGATCTTTTACGGCCAGAAGAGAGTGGGCTTCCACGGCAAGGTCTTCACCTGCTGGAAATTCCGCACCATGCTCCAAGACGCTGAGGCCAACGGCGCACAGTGGGCCACGGGCGACGACCCCCGTATCACGACGGTCGGCAAAATCCTGCGCAAGCTGCGGCTCGACGAGATCCCGCAGCTCTGGAACGTGCTGAGGGGAGAGATGGGGTTCGTCGGACCACGCCCGGAGCGGCCGGAATTCGTGGATTGGCTGAGCAAGGAGATCCCCTACTACAACCTGCGGCACATCGTCCCGCCGGGACTCACGGGTTGGGCGCAGGTCTCCTACGAGTACGGCGCTTCACTGGAAGAATCGAAGGAAAAGCTGCGCTACGACCTCTACTACATCAAGAATATCGCGCCCATGCTCGACTTGCTGATCGTGTTCATGACCATCAAGATCGTGCTGCTGGGACGGGGGAGCCGGTGA
- a CDS encoding ATP-grasp domain-containing protein: MGLFITDGNERCALAVARALGRARVPVTVGEAEGSSLAGSSRYCCERVRYPSPRSAGPEFQEFLRKQMRSGRYRVLLPLTDITMRLVAEIRDELAAAASVPIPTLEQIAITQDKAAVLRLGQQVGLEVPQTCMTTDPATLRDFASRVGFPVVLKPRFSRVLRNGSWVMGPVEYADNAEQLIERHAAIHAQIPCPLVQERIEGEARGVFLLIWNGELKAAFCHRRLREKPPWGGVSVYRESLPLDSEMVDRSLALLRTIGWQGAAMVEFKTDRRDGRAKLMEINGRFWGSLQLAIDAGMNFPLMLYRLASGEDVPPNFEYQPGVRSRWLLGDLDQLLIRLRHPESLPPGQRSRVRACYEFLNCFDSGVQHEVFRGDDPAPGWFEYRAYLRSFWN, encoded by the coding sequence ATGGGACTCTTCATCACGGACGGCAACGAGCGCTGCGCGCTGGCAGTAGCGCGCGCCCTGGGACGCGCTCGCGTGCCCGTCACGGTGGGAGAGGCGGAAGGATCCTCCCTCGCGGGGAGTTCGCGGTACTGCTGCGAGAGAGTCCGGTACCCATCACCGAGATCCGCGGGGCCGGAATTCCAGGAATTCCTGCGAAAGCAGATGCGCTCCGGGCGCTACCGGGTGCTGTTACCGCTGACGGACATCACGATGCGGCTGGTGGCCGAGATCCGAGACGAACTGGCAGCAGCGGCCAGCGTGCCCATCCCGACACTGGAGCAGATCGCGATCACGCAGGACAAGGCAGCGGTCCTGCGGCTGGGGCAACAGGTCGGTCTTGAGGTGCCCCAGACGTGCATGACGACCGACCCCGCAACGCTGCGCGATTTTGCATCGCGCGTCGGCTTTCCGGTGGTGCTGAAGCCGCGCTTCTCACGGGTGTTGAGAAACGGCAGTTGGGTGATGGGACCGGTAGAGTATGCCGACAACGCGGAACAACTGATCGAACGCCACGCCGCCATTCACGCCCAGATCCCCTGCCCGCTGGTGCAGGAAAGAATCGAAGGCGAAGCCCGCGGCGTGTTCCTCCTGATATGGAATGGCGAACTGAAGGCGGCGTTCTGCCATCGTCGGCTGCGGGAAAAACCACCGTGGGGAGGGGTCAGCGTCTATCGCGAGAGCTTGCCCCTGGACAGCGAAATGGTCGACCGCTCGCTCGCGCTCTTGCGGACCATCGGATGGCAAGGCGCCGCCATGGTCGAATTCAAGACGGACCGGCGGGATGGCCGGGCCAAGTTGATGGAGATCAACGGCAGGTTCTGGGGCTCGCTCCAGCTTGCGATCGATGCGGGCATGAATTTCCCGTTGATGCTCTATCGTCTGGCCAGCGGCGAAGACGTGCCGCCGAATTTCGAGTACCAGCCCGGCGTCCGCAGCCGCTGGTTGTTGGGCGACTTGGACCAGTTGCTGATACGGCTGCGGCATCCGGAGAGCTTGCCCCCTGGGCAGCGCTCGCGCGTGCGTGCGTGCTATGAGTTTTTGAACTGTTTCGACTCGGGAGTGCAGCACGAGGTGTTTCGCGGAGACGACCCCGCGCCCGGCTGGTTCGAGTACCGGGCATACCTGCGAAGCTTCTGGAATTGA
- a CDS encoding glycosyltransferase family 4 protein: MVAASQIGETREGAVAPPGSDERVSVCHIASGDRWAGAEVQIATALRFLSQRQDVSISAVLFHDGRLARELRDCGVPVQVIDEATHGFFSIVSDGSVLVRKTNPVILHSHGYKANTVSFAIAMRCGIPHLVRSQHGLAEPFTGIKRWKNRVLQAVDGMIGRYRTDRVISVSDEMRVHLARTVSAKKVVIIRNGLDCTRVQSSLSPGEAKLRLGLPADAVVIGSAGRLEPVKRLERLVRAATLIVRDLPSAHVVIAGDGNEENRLRELAQASDVRDRIHFLGHRDDIFDVLRAIDVFVICSDHEGLPMVLLEAMWLGLPVVASAVGGMADVIENGVSGVLLPVAGPEEISRMCVRIAHDPALRMSMTEKARRRVREDYSAEQNAAGLAELYRSLSEPSSAGRAKSARGQS; the protein is encoded by the coding sequence TTGGTAGCTGCAAGCCAGATCGGAGAGACAAGGGAGGGCGCTGTTGCGCCTCCGGGCAGCGATGAGCGGGTCTCGGTCTGTCATATCGCCAGCGGGGACCGCTGGGCGGGTGCCGAGGTGCAGATCGCTACTGCGCTCCGGTTTTTGTCCCAAAGGCAGGACGTCTCCATCAGCGCAGTCCTGTTCCATGACGGCCGCCTGGCCCGCGAGTTGCGCGATTGCGGCGTGCCGGTGCAGGTCATCGACGAAGCAACGCACGGGTTCTTCTCGATCGTCAGCGACGGATCTGTACTGGTCAGGAAAACGAACCCGGTCATCCTGCACTCGCACGGTTACAAGGCGAACACGGTGTCGTTCGCGATCGCGATGCGGTGCGGCATCCCGCACCTGGTGCGGTCGCAGCATGGGCTTGCCGAGCCGTTCACCGGCATCAAGCGATGGAAGAACCGGGTGTTGCAGGCGGTGGATGGAATGATCGGCCGCTATCGGACCGATCGCGTCATCAGCGTAAGCGACGAAATGCGCGTGCACCTGGCGCGTACGGTTTCTGCGAAAAAGGTCGTGATCATCCGCAACGGCCTCGATTGCACCCGGGTGCAGTCGAGTTTGAGCCCGGGAGAGGCCAAACTCCGGCTCGGTTTGCCTGCGGATGCAGTAGTGATCGGCTCCGCTGGACGGCTGGAGCCGGTGAAGAGGCTGGAGCGCCTCGTGAGAGCCGCCACGCTGATCGTGCGCGACCTCCCTTCGGCCCACGTCGTCATCGCCGGCGATGGCAACGAGGAGAACCGCCTGCGCGAGCTCGCCCAAGCTTCAGACGTGCGCGACCGGATCCACTTTCTCGGTCACCGAGACGACATTTTCGACGTTTTGCGGGCCATCGACGTGTTCGTCATCTGTTCTGATCACGAAGGACTGCCGATGGTGCTCCTGGAGGCCATGTGGTTGGGACTGCCCGTGGTTGCGAGCGCCGTCGGAGGCATGGCCGATGTGATCGAGAACGGCGTTTCCGGCGTGCTGCTGCCGGTCGCCGGTCCGGAAGAAATTTCCCGAATGTGTGTCCGCATCGCGCACGATCCTGCTCTCCGGATGAGCATGACGGAAAAGGCACGACGGCGCGTACGGGAAGACTACTCGGCCGAGCAGAACGCCGCCGGCCTGGCAGAACTGTATCGTTCACTCAGCGAGCCGAGCTCCGCGGGCCGGGCAAAGAGTGCGAGGGGACAAAGCTGA
- the pelF gene encoding GT4 family glycosyltransferase PelF, with protein sequence MKRYTILHTIETGGPGGAENVVLNLAARLDSSRFRSLVLLATDRWLGKKLEEKGIPTYRVRSQGWYDFGTPRAIASLVRRERVDLIHSHLPGQNFYSCIAGRVTGCKTAVCYHGGVELADTNRWKGALKFWWVRHNADAFIVVCDFVGEMLKSMGVQKEKVIRIHNGVDLARFNGHGGGSLRSELNLPGGAPLVGMVANLRGSKGYDHYVRAARLVVDKFPDAHFVSVGELKPLYADPLRKMINELRLEKNFTFLGFREDVAQVLRDLDIFVLSSTSEGFPLVILEAMAAGKPVVATRCGGPQEIVDNGRTGILVEVADPEALAAAISDLIRQPELARRLVASARSAVETRFSIDVMIRQYENFYENLCETSTVPSSLQERRAGSATNI encoded by the coding sequence ATGAAGCGATACACGATCCTGCATACGATCGAGACCGGCGGACCCGGCGGAGCCGAGAACGTGGTGCTGAACCTCGCGGCGCGGCTCGACAGTTCGCGCTTCCGTTCCCTGGTGTTGCTGGCGACCGATCGTTGGCTGGGCAAGAAGCTGGAAGAGAAAGGGATCCCGACGTACCGGGTACGGTCGCAGGGCTGGTACGACTTTGGGACACCGCGCGCGATCGCCAGCCTGGTCCGCCGCGAACGCGTGGACCTGATCCACTCCCATCTGCCCGGGCAAAACTTCTATAGCTGCATCGCCGGCCGCGTGACCGGCTGCAAGACAGCAGTGTGTTATCACGGCGGCGTGGAACTGGCGGACACCAACCGCTGGAAGGGCGCGCTGAAATTCTGGTGGGTGCGGCACAATGCGGATGCGTTCATCGTGGTCTGCGACTTCGTGGGCGAGATGCTCAAAAGCATGGGGGTCCAAAAGGAGAAGGTCATCCGGATCCACAATGGCGTCGATCTGGCCCGGTTCAATGGCCATGGCGGCGGAAGCTTACGCAGCGAACTGAACCTGCCTGGGGGAGCGCCCTTGGTGGGCATGGTCGCCAACCTCCGCGGAAGCAAAGGGTACGATCACTACGTCCGCGCTGCACGGCTCGTCGTGGACAAATTCCCCGACGCGCATTTCGTATCGGTGGGCGAGCTGAAGCCGCTCTACGCCGACCCGCTGCGCAAGATGATCAACGAACTCAGGCTGGAGAAGAACTTCACGTTCCTCGGTTTCCGTGAGGACGTCGCACAGGTGCTCCGAGATCTCGACATCTTCGTGCTGTCCTCCACCAGCGAGGGATTCCCGCTGGTGATCCTGGAAGCCATGGCTGCGGGTAAGCCAGTGGTAGCCACGCGCTGCGGCGGGCCCCAGGAGATCGTCGATAACGGGCGGACCGGTATCCTGGTGGAGGTCGCAGATCCCGAGGCTTTGGCAGCTGCGATCTCCGACCTGATCCGGCAGCCGGAGCTTGCGCGACGACTGGTGGCCAGCGCCCGCTCCGCGGTTGAGACCAGGTTCTCAATAGATGTCATGATCCGGCAGTACGAAAACTTTTACGAAAACTTGTGCGAAACGTCGACGGTGCCGAGCTCGTTGCAGGAGCGCCGGGCGGGTTCGGCGACAAACATCTGA
- a CDS encoding oligosaccharide flippase family protein: MLEELRRLLRNSGIYVVGIVISKALGFIMIPIYTRYLAPRDYGTLEILDLILYSTAIIAAMGINGAIFRFYSMYESERDKKEVVATAALYMTALAVVVSGLIILFAVPIARATLGADSFAPLVRIMACVLLFSNMTEVPLSYWRAKERPGTFFIASVSRTVVGAAALAIALAGFKAGVKGALYANLFTNALAGIGFSAVAMWDLPKRVVWVKLGQMLRYGLPLVPTSLASFILVYSDRFFLRHFGTLGEVGVYALGYKLAMVLPLVINVPFQLVWQWQQFELAKREDAQHIYARMGKYILLVSVFFGLGLSLLSKEVIEVLTPQSYWSAYRIVPLIALCYVFDAIRNVVISGMYLQKDTRHLAAVTVPVALLDLALNYLLISRFLAMGAAVATLVAYATNLFACLIVAQRLYKIPYEYARSAIALFSAVAMYLAADALKLPLVLSLLLKVALLGSFLWICTRLLHPDELAMARDIGGSVARKLGWRQQAAAASGS; encoded by the coding sequence ATGCTTGAAGAGCTGCGCCGGTTACTAAGAAACTCGGGGATCTACGTCGTCGGGATCGTAATCTCGAAGGCGCTCGGATTCATCATGATCCCGATCTACACGCGGTATCTTGCGCCGCGTGATTACGGGACCCTGGAGATCCTCGATCTGATCCTCTACTCGACGGCGATCATCGCAGCAATGGGGATCAACGGCGCTATTTTCCGCTTCTATTCCATGTACGAGTCGGAGCGGGACAAAAAAGAAGTGGTCGCCACGGCCGCGCTCTACATGACCGCGCTGGCAGTGGTGGTTTCGGGACTGATCATCCTGTTCGCCGTGCCGATCGCGCGGGCCACGCTGGGCGCGGATTCGTTCGCTCCGCTGGTACGCATCATGGCCTGCGTGCTGCTGTTCTCCAACATGACCGAGGTGCCGCTTTCGTACTGGCGGGCCAAGGAGCGGCCGGGGACGTTCTTCATCGCAAGCGTCAGCCGGACGGTCGTCGGGGCGGCGGCACTTGCCATCGCGTTGGCGGGATTCAAGGCCGGAGTGAAAGGCGCATTGTATGCCAACCTGTTCACCAATGCGCTGGCGGGAATCGGGTTTTCCGCCGTGGCGATGTGGGACCTGCCGAAGCGCGTCGTTTGGGTAAAGCTGGGACAAATGCTGCGCTATGGATTGCCGCTGGTGCCGACGAGCCTGGCGTCGTTCATTCTGGTCTACTCCGATCGGTTTTTCCTCCGGCATTTCGGCACGCTGGGCGAGGTGGGCGTCTACGCACTGGGATACAAACTTGCGATGGTGCTCCCCCTGGTGATCAACGTCCCCTTTCAACTGGTGTGGCAGTGGCAGCAGTTCGAACTGGCGAAGCGAGAGGACGCGCAGCATATCTATGCCCGCATGGGAAAGTACATCCTGCTGGTGTCGGTGTTCTTTGGTCTGGGGCTGTCGTTGCTCAGCAAGGAAGTGATCGAGGTCCTTACGCCGCAGAGCTACTGGTCGGCCTACCGCATCGTGCCGTTGATCGCGCTGTGCTACGTGTTCGACGCCATCCGGAACGTGGTGATCAGTGGCATGTATCTGCAGAAAGACACGCGCCACCTGGCAGCGGTCACGGTGCCGGTCGCGCTGCTGGACCTGGCGCTCAATTACCTGCTGATCTCGCGCTTCCTGGCGATGGGCGCGGCGGTGGCTACGCTGGTGGCGTACGCCACCAACCTGTTCGCCTGCCTGATCGTGGCGCAGCGACTGTACAAGATCCCTTACGAGTATGCGCGCAGCGCCATTGCCCTGTTTTCGGCGGTAGCGATGTACCTGGCGGCAGACGCGCTCAAGCTCCCGCTGGTCCTCAGCTTGTTGCTGAAGGTGGCGCTGCTTGGCAGCTTCTTGTGGATCTGCACGCGACTGCTCCACCCGGACGAACTCGCGATGGCGCGCGACATCGGCGGCTCGGTGGCCAGGAAGCTGGGCTGGCGGCAGCAGGCGGCAGCCGCAAGCGGCTCTTGA